Proteins co-encoded in one Oncorhynchus tshawytscha isolate Ot180627B linkage group LG34, Otsh_v2.0, whole genome shotgun sequence genomic window:
- the lonrf1l gene encoding LON peptidase N-terminal domain and RING finger protein 1 produces MSVQHPDREDDVEGRRGFFIEPEYDWDEEQDNVDHHTLILQKADALASENRLKEAIDVYSMALRYGSVGPEQMSTLVDCILRNFKRKLGKDEAPSERKLHIVDNAGEEDVFDCSNCHRFLGEPVTIGCGHSYCKRCLQHQLLSKCKLCSEVGGMPTELKTNVILFGLLEKWFPEELKRSRAISEIEDLSRRKHFEEAVSLATDMIESDPGDEAVRWSRVKAYTGLQQYRLALEDAELCLSSAHSAEGFYWKAKVLQDMGQVDDSLQVFLHCLALDEDFTLAKREVEMILCDLLSPAGKNVKVGLRETAQSTSPHLRSKTVVADAQARAQPHQAEAEHPALHQVQARTSLAHPSPVAQHEKPGRSGSLERSGLSRGHSTQAHGPGLGLGSLDEGLKRVCSAPQLGDQEKGVLLKRKLSASEGGPHVVYSHGSKHKKQGGACGVSSQGASARAHRVVPRNLLDPNDLECSLCIRLFYEPVTTPCGHTFCKNCLERCLDHTPQCPLCKESLKEYLAARKYTVTSVLDRVIKQYLSEEQSERQKTHLEETKELADLTKNVPIFVCTMAYPTVPCPLHVFEPRYRLMIRRCMETGTRQFGMCINDTQKGFVEYGCMLIIRSVHFLPDGRSVVDTIGGKRFRVLTRGMKDGYCIADIKYLEDTRVSDDEELAQLQQLHDAVYEQARTWFQNLKNRFRNQILQHFGAMPEREPDIQATPNGPACCWWLLAVLPIDPRYQLSVLSMTTLRERLVKIQHILSYLQSIPNE; encoded by the exons ATGTCGGTCCAACACCCCGACAGAGAGGACGACGTCGAAGGAAGAAGAGGATTCTTCATCGAACCAGAATACGACTGGGACGAGGAGCAGGATAATGTAGACCACCACACACTTATTTTACAAAAAGCTGATGCACTGGCATCAGAAAACCGTCTCAAAGAAGCCATCGATGTTTActcgatggccttgagatatggTTCTGTAGGGCCGGAGCAGATGAGCACTTTAGTGGATTGTATTCTGCGCAACTTCAAGAGAAAGCTGGGAAAGGATGAGGCGCCTTCGGAACGAAAGCTACATATTGTGGATAACGCCGGGGAGGAGGATGTTTTTGACTGCTCGAATTGTCACAGATTTCTAGGCGAGCCCGTGACTATCGGCTGTGGACATTCGTACTGTAAAAGATGTTTACAACATCAGCTGCTCTCCAAATGCAAGCTGTGTAGCGAGGTAGGAGGCATGCCGACGGAGCTTAAAACGAATGTGATTCTATTCGGACTTTTGGAAAAGTGGTTTCCCGAGGAGCTGAAAAGGTCTAGAGCTATTAGTGAAATTGAAGACCTGTCTCGAAGGAAACATTTCGAGGAGGCCGTATCACTAGCGACAGATATGATTGAATCTG ATCCTGGGGATGAGGCAGTGCGGTGGTCACGGGTCAAGGCCTACACCGGGCTCCAGCAGTACCGATTGGCCCTGGAGGACGCTGAACTCTGTCTTAGCTCTGCCCACTCTGCAGAG ggttTCTACTGGAAGGCCAAGGTGCTCCAGGACATGGGCCAGGTGGATGACTCGCTGCAGGTTTTCCTCCACTGTCTGGCCCTGGACGAGGACTTCACCCTGGCAAAACGAGAGGTGGAAATG ATACTGTGCGACCTGCTGTCTCCGGCCGGCAAGAACGTGAAGGTGGGCCTGAGGGAGACGGCGCAGAGCACATCGCCTCACCTGCGTAGTAAAACTGTGGTGGCGGACGCCCAGGCCAGAGCCCAACCGCATCAGGCCGAAGCCGAACACCCTGCCCTGCACCAAGTCCAGGCTCGCACTTCCTTGGCACACCCCAGCCCCGTCGCACAACACGAG AAACCGGGTCGCTCCGGGAGCCTGGAGCGTTCGGGCCTCAGCCGCGGTCACTCGACGCAAGCCCACGGGCCAGGCCTGGGTCTGGGCAGCTTGGATGAGGGTCTGAAACGTGTCTGCTCTGCACCCCAGCTGGGGGACCAGGAGAAAGGCGTGCTGCTGAAGAGGAAGCTGTCGGCCTCCGAGGGCGGACCCCACGTCGTCTACAGCCACGGGAGCAAGCATAAGAAACAAGGAG GGGCCTGTGGTGTTTCGAGCCAGGGAGCCTCAGCGCGCGCTCACAGAGTCGTACCCAGGAACCTACTGGACCCCAACGACCTGGAGTGTTCCCTCTGCATTAGATTGTTCTACGAACCGGTGACCACGCCGTGCGGTCACACCTTCTGTAAAAACTGCCTGGAGCGCTGTCTGGACCACACACCCCAGTGCCCCCTCTGCAAGGAGAGCCTCAAAGAG TACCTAGCAGCCAGGAAGTACACAGTCACCAGTGTGCTGGACCGAGTGATAAAGCAGTACCTGTCTGAGGAGCAGTCGGAACGGCAGAAGACTCACCTGGAGGAGACCAAAGAGCTCGCAGA CCTGACGAAGAATGTCCCCATCTTTGTGTGCACCATGGCCTACCCGACCGTGCCTTGCCCCCTGCACGTCTTCGAACCGCGCTACCGCCTCATGATCCGCCGCTGCATGGAGACCGGCACGCGGCAGTTTGGGATGTGCATCAACGACACTCAGAAGGG ATTTGTGGAGTACGGCTGCATGCTGATCATCCGGAGCGTCCACTTCCTCCCAGACGGGCGTTCCGTGGTGGACACCATCGGAGGGAAGAGGTTCCGGGTGCTGACCCGCGGGATGAAGGACGGGTACTGCATCGCCGACATCAAGTACCTGGAGGATACCAGG gtgAGCGACGACGAGGAGCTGGCACAGCTGCAGCAGCTGCACGACGCCGTTTACGAACAAGCGCGCACCTGGTTCCAGAACCTCAAGAACCGCTTCCGCAACCAGATCCTTCAGCACTTTGGCGCCATGCCCGAGAGAGAGCCCGACATCCAG gcGACACCCAACGGTCCGGCTTGCTGCTGGTGGCTGCTGGCCGTGCTGCCCATCGACCCTCGCTACCAACTGTCGGTGCTTTCCATGACCACGCTGCGCGAACGCCTGGTCAAGATCCAGCACATCCTCTCCTACCTGCAGAGCATCCCCAACGAGTAG